The following nucleotide sequence is from Halobaculum sp. MBLA0147.
GAGATTGTACCGGTAAGCGACCGGGCCGTTCGGGAACGGCGCCGAGGCCCAGACCACTTTGAAATCGTCGAAGCTCAGGTCGCTCGTCGCCTCGACGGTGTCGACGAAACAGGTGGAACAGATCGGCCCGGCATCGTAGTCACCGGCTGCGATACCGCGTGTCGTGTTCCCGTGACCGCCGGAGAAGTTGACCTCGTAGTCTTCTTCCGCCGTCACGTCGAAGTACTGGTCGAACAGTGCCGACGGCGCCTGGTGCCCAGAGTTCGAAGCCGGTTCCGAGTGACCTATCTTCACATCGTCGCGAGCGAAGTCCTCGACACTCTGGATGCTGTCGGCCTCTGCGCGGGTCGTCGCGAACAGGCGGTACCCGAACAGTTTGTCTGGAGTCAGGCCAGCAGCGAACGGAACTGCACCCGCCAGGTTGACCGCGAACGCCGTCGTCCCGGTCGAGAAGTTCGCGATGTGTGCGCGTTCGGACCGCATCGCCTCGACGGACGCGGCGTAACTGTTGACCTTGCTGAACTCGACTTCCTTCCCCGTCTCCTCGCGGATCCGGTCGAAGACGGCCTCGAAGTCCTCCTCGAACCGGCCTTGGACGTCTTCACTAGGGCTCTCGGTGAACACCAGCGTGTCTGGGTCTAGTAGTTCGCTCTCGTCGCTCGGCGTCTCCCGAACTGGTTGGCCGTGTGGCACCTCGTCGACGCTGCGGCCACGCATGTTCTTCAGATCTGCAGTCGACCCGCGTTCGTAGGTGGCATCGACCAGTGGCGTCGAAAGATAGTTGTTTTCCTCCCACGCAGGGTTCGCTGGATCGAAGCTCCCGGCATCGGCCAACATCGGGTCCCCGGTCCCCGTGCTGCTCGTCCCACCGGACGAGTCGGCGTCTCCGGAACCACTCGACCCGTCGGAGCCACTGGATCCAGAACCACTCCCACCAGAACAACCAGCCAATCCGACTGCGAGGGCCGTCGCCGATCCCTTCAACACGGTACGCCGCCGCGGCGTGTCCTTGTCAGACATCGTGACACTACATCCAGTGTTAGAACTTCAATCTATCGAAATTTTATACGTTGTATAATGTACAAACCCGTACTGGTCGTAGGGGACCGCACCGGTACGGGTCGTTCAATAGTGGAACGTACTCTCCCGAGCTCCCGCCCAGATCTGTACGACTCGGGACAGATTCAAGCGGAACCCCTCCGAGCGAACACGCAGGAATGGAAGACTCCGACGCCGACACGACCGCCGAGACGCGACTCACGATCCTCGGCAGTCACCACCTCGCACAGCCGGGCAACGACGAACACGGGACGGACGCGGGCGACCCGTTGGACGACGGTCGACAACGTGAACTGGCGGCGCTGCGGGACCGACTCGCCGGACGCTCGTTCGACTGGGTCGGCCTCGAGATCCCTCGCGACCACCGGGACGCCCTCGCGGAGCAGGTCGACGCCGTCGACGCGGCAGTCGCCGAGCGAGGTGAGGCGGTCTGGACGGACCCGGACGAGTGGCCCGACGGGCCGCTGCGTGTCCGCGGCGAGGCGGTCCAGATCGGACTCAGACTGGCTCGACGACTCGACGCGCGTGTCCACGCGGTGGACAGCCAACCGGCGCCGCCAGATCCGCCTGCGGGCTCGACGGCGGAACTGGACTGGTCGCTCGCCGTCGATTCGGAGGCGGTGCCGTACGACGTGCCAGACCCGGAGGCGGTCGTCGCGGATCGTGAGTCGCGAGTTGCCGAGTCCAGCT
It contains:
- a CDS encoding DUF5694 domain-containing protein gives rise to the protein MEDSDADTTAETRLTILGSHHLAQPGNDEHGTDAGDPLDDGRQRELAALRDRLAGRSFDWVGLEIPRDHRDALAEQVDAVDAAVAERGEAVWTDPDEWPDGPLRVRGEAVQIGLRLARRLDARVHAVDSQPAPPDPPAGSTAELDWSLAVDSEAVPYDVPDPEAVVADRESRVAESSYLELFRHTNREPQLQQNHRLNVAASLSSSELSASDTTGEAESDTEPPLVAADATTDYAGARQLGYWYERNARICENCRAVATPSSEGMLVIGAAHVIPVRQVADAAVGITPASPLPLLTDDEP
- the phnD gene encoding phosphate/phosphite/phosphonate ABC transporter substrate-binding protein, encoding MLADAGSFDPANPAWEENNYLSTPLVDATYERGSTADLKNMRGRSVDEVPHGQPVRETPSDESELLDPDTLVFTESPSEDVQGRFEEDFEAVFDRIREETGKEVEFSKVNSYAASVEAMRSERAHIANFSTGTTAFAVNLAGAVPFAAGLTPDKLFGYRLFATTRAEADSIQSVEDFARDDVKIGHSEPASNSGHQAPSALFDQYFDVTAEEDYEVNFSGGHGNTTRGIAAGDYDAGPICSTCFVDTVEATSDLSFDDFKVVWASAPFPNGPVAYRYNLKPEIIEGIERAYLESDFGGTAFEERTGYDQFVPIDYRTVFKDIMIIQRYNGVEYTESALGS